A single genomic interval of Dromiciops gliroides isolate mDroGli1 chromosome 1, mDroGli1.pri, whole genome shotgun sequence harbors:
- the LOC122737964 gene encoding beta-1,3-galactosyltransferase 2-like yields MRFIRGNPVLEVLLGATCGGVLVLLVSWLQGARMPLEGPTYSRRTKDTLIPTLEEFTWQAQFPLPLDRESTQVFPFLLNHPNKCKVFGGAPFLLMLVMTQPQDQVLRDAIRHTWGNETIVPAVIIRRLFLIGLSSDFSYHHLLEEDEKHGDLLQVGFLDTYHNQTLKTLMGLEWVAQFCPMTYYVLKVNGNVFLNPRFLVQVILKPEQQRRPDFITGCIYRNRIPIRRQSHPQYMPLNMFSHARYPPYCCSPGYVLSGPLALKVLSIARRVPAVHLEDVFVGLCLHQLRVEPTPSPPNTFLMFGRLYNRCDFRGFALVHPFKHQELLLVWPDFQKANTPCPLE; encoded by the coding sequence ATGAGGTTTATCAGGGGGAATCCAGTACTCGAGGTCCTTCTGGGTGCAACCTGTGGAGGAGTGCTGGTACTACTGGTGAGTTGGTTACAAGGTGCCCGGATGCCTTTGGAAGGTCCAACATATAGCCGCAGGACTAAAGATACGCTGATTCCCACCTTAGAGGAGTTCACGTGGCAAGCCCAGTTTCCGCTCCCCCTGGACAGAGAATCCACCCAAGTCTTCCCCTTCCTGCTCAACCACCCAAACAAGTGCAAAGTTTTTGGGGGGGCGCCCTTCTTGCTGATGTTGGTGATGACTCAGCCCCAGGACCAGGTTCTGAGAGATGCCATCCGGCATACATGGGGAAATGAAACCATCGTACCTGCTGTGATCATCCGACGCCTCTTTCTAATAGGCCTGTCCTCTGACTTCTCCTACCACCACCTGCTAGAAGAAGATGAAAAGCACGGGGATCTCCTTCAGGTGGGTTTCCTGGATACCTACCACAACCAGACCCTCAAAACCCTTATGGGACTAGAGTGGGTGGCCCAATTCTGCCCCATGACCTATTATGTGCTTAAGGTAAATGGAAATGTCTTCCTGAACCCCCGTTTCCTGGTGCAGGTGATACTGAAGCCTGAGCAGCAACGCCGGCCAGACTTCATCACTGGCTGTATCTACAGAAATAGAATCCCCATTCGAAGGCAGTCTCATCCTCAGTACATGCCCCTAAACATGTTCTCCCATGCCAGGTACCCACCTTACTGCTGCAGCCCTGGCTATGTGCTATCTGGACCCCTGGCCCTTAAGGTTCTCTCCATTGCCCGGAGAGTGCCAGCTGTCCATCTGGAAGACGTCTTTGTGGGGCTGtgcctgcaccagctgagagtgGAACCCACTCCCAGTCCCCCCAACACCTTTCTGATGTTTGGTAGATTATACAATCGTTGTGACTTCCGAGGCTTTGCCCTGGTCCATCCCTTCAAGCATCAGGAGCTTCTTCTAGTCTGGCCAGACTTTCAGAAAGCCAATACCCCCTGTCCACTGGAGTGA